Genomic DNA from Theobroma cacao cultivar B97-61/B2 chromosome 3, Criollo_cocoa_genome_V2, whole genome shotgun sequence:
NNNNNNNNNNNNNNNNNNNNNNNNNNNNNNNNNNNNNNNNNNNNNNNNNNNNNNNNNNNNNNNNNNNNNNNNNNNNNNNNNNNNNNNNNNNNNNNNNNNNNNNNNNNNNNNNNNNNNNNNNNNNNNNNNNNNNNNNNNNNNNNNNNNNNNNNNNNNNNNNNNNNNNNNNNNNNNNNNNNNNNNNNNNNNNNNNNNNNNNNNNNNNNNNNNNNNNNNNNNNNNNNNNNNNNNNNNNNNNNNNNNNNNNNNNNNNNNNNNNNNNNNNNNNNNNNNNNNNNNNNNNNNNNNNNNNNNNNNNNNNNNNNNNNNNNNNNNNNNNNNNNNNNNNNNNNNNNNNNNNNNNNNNNNNNNNNNNNNNNNNNNNNNNNNNNNNNNNNNNNNNNNNNNNNNNNNNNNNNNNNNNNNNNNNNNNNNNNNNNNNNNNNNNNNNNNNNNNNNNNNNNNNNNNNNNNNNNNNNNNNNNNNNNNNNNNNNNNNNNNNNNNNNNNNNNNNNNNNNNNNNNNNNNNNNNNNNNNNNNNNNNNNNNNNNNNNNNNNNNNNNNNNNNNNNNNNNNNAAAAGAGAGTCTTAACGTGATGTGGGGACcgatattttgaaaaagatttaaaatatccccttgaagatcaaatttgaattcttttaaaaggtgatttcattttaaccaagaaattcaagagtaattggagattgctacttgttgtgttataaattgtattttgaatcaaatggcttgtgacaatatttgcatgaatggttgaattggtatttgtgttgaaatatatgaactatGTATTTAGCCTTAAGAGGCTGGATTGtgaaataattgccatgtcatgctattgcaaattttattgtatggtgggtttagcttgctgcaatGGGTGGATTCtatggaccaacctattagaggggcacgaaatttggttatatatgtacctcaGTCGGAGAgtcgcgtagggtatctcctgaggtatggttagagttcacgtcacgtcgaaccaccttgtgatgatgaactccactaacaccaaggaatggctgtgttttcaaaataaaaatatgatttatgcgtacattactttttaacagccttggcggattcggctgggatagccccaggccaaggtatccctgacaaccgagtatgagaatgattttggcacaagccaagtttttaagaaagtcataagccatgttgtttatttttgataaaaatgtaatggttttatatgagttgaaataagttttaatattatgaattatacttctttgcatggtgaaaatagAATTAAACGATTTTTCTCAGCTTCCTTATTTGTTTACCTATGAAATGAATCAGTAATTTCTCGCATATGGAGCGAGTTATGATTTgtgcatgattttaaatattatttggtttcGCGGGAGCTTGCTAaactttattgattttattcgaaaaagattattaatatattttgatgcaaaaaattttattgtctcgattatttatactgtataagaaattctcgatttttatataaggcacaaactcTCATTTGAAACGAATTActtttataatcttgcatttttatattcaactaATCTGccatttgcttgtttcccatctacgccctactcGCTGAGTCGATGATTATCACTGAGTCGATGAGACTCACAACCcttttatttccctttttgcaGATAGGGATCAGCCTAGCATGTAGTCAGTGATGCCTTCGATCCACTgtgaataggtaaaggcatctcctagCATTTTATTCCGAGTCGCTCCGCTGTTAGAGGTCAAGTCgtagcattttatttattaagttgtaaaaaaattctaaatttttatagaagcattaatttggagattatagattttaatacatatacttacgaataaaaaggaaaaagtttgtattgatttttatatttatggttcaagttagtatatgaaagtatcaatattatatggtgATTGAATGTAGTGGATTAACGAGCAAATTCTAGACAGGCTTGATCGAGACTTGACGGGTCTTTTTCGGAAGTCTTGGACACCGGTAGCGACCGAGGAGTGGTCGTTACATCCTGGTTGCCTCTGAAATTGCCTCAAACCCTCAGAAATTTTTGGAACCAATATGGCTAAAACATCTCAGGGTACAAAGAtatcagagaagaagaaagggaaaaaccCAATGGAGGAAGGAACAGGAACAGAAAGTCtgaagaagaaattgaaaatcatGCCTGGTTCAGTGAAAAAATTATTCgagaaactaagagaaaagaagcaaaaaactgagaagaagaaagatacagAACCATCACTCCACAAAGGTactagtttttcttcttcaaagtttaGGAATAAGTTGCATGAATATAGGTTCAAGAATATCGAGAATGCACTAATCTCCTGtggaaaatttattgattgaaAGAGTTTTGAGGAAAATGTCGAAATCCAAACTAGTTTATttgagtactttgatgaactAGAACTAAAAGGTTACaacacctttaagaataggttTTATAGTCCAAGTTTGGTTAAAGAATTCTATTCTGGTATtgctttgaaaggaaaggaattaaTAGATTTTGATGACTATGTGAAAGATGGATTGAATGTatatttgaatggaaaagagtttgtTGTGATTGCTGAAGATTTAGGAATCCTATTGAAAACAGAATTTAAAGAAGGAGAATTTGAGcttcttgaaaaatatgatccgtcctcattgtgggagatcatcactgggagaaaagaaaaatattcctCAAAGAGTAATTCTAGTTTGATAACCAACACTCAGATTTGAATTCTACACTATTTCATAGCAACAAATATACAGGGTAGAAGTGGAAGCTTTAGCTATATCAGCCTCCAGGACCCTTGGCTGATGGAGCATGCTTTTAATGGGGTATCTCTAAATCTGGGaagatatatgattgaaaagaTGAGGAGTGCTTGTAGACTTGATAAGTTAAATCTGCCGTATGGGAATGTGATTCCATCCTTTGTATAGAAGAAGGGAATATGGTCAAAACGGTATGATATGGACTTAGTAAAAACTAGAGATCAAGCTATTCATTATGGCAGCTTGGTTAAAATGGGGTATGTACTTGATGGAGAAAGGTTCATTAAAACCTCCAAGATTGGtccaagaaaagaacacaGCCTACCTACTCAATCTGAAGGAGCCTCTTCCAGATTCtcaaatgaagtaatttttaatttgctcatgaggattgatggtaaATTGACTGACCAAGGAGAAAAGTTACAGAAAGTTGAAGAGAAAATcactgagttggaaaacaagctaAAGGAGAAGGAAAGCATGCCATCTGAACCTGTGGCTGCAGACAACTCTACAACATCTAGCACTACACTAGCACAGCAAGGTGCTATAGGTTTAGCCAAGTCAGCAGAAAAATTTGCTCCTCATGTTGGAAGTTCTGGCATTCATGCTGAAGGTTCCACCTACAAATCTGCCAGTCTTGTTTTGCAGTTTGAAGACTCTCACCGAGGGGATGATCAGCCGGCCAAGACACCCTATCTTGaacctcaaagcaaaaatgattcAGAACAAGGGACATAAGTGGTTGGTTCAAGGATAGAGAAATAGTAGGCCTTTCCTCCAAATTTAGAGGAAGTTTCCATTATGGATGTCTTCCATCAAATGGTTAAGGAGggacaagctgaaaaagacactACCAAGATAGAAACGTAAAAAGATGGTGGAGATGTAGGAAAAGGGAAGAAGCCTGCATCAGCTACCAAGGTAAAGGCAAAAGCAGAAAAAGCCAAAGCCACTGCAGCACCACCAACTGAGGCAAAACCACCAACCAAAGGTAGAAAGACTATAGCCACCGAGACagcttttctcaaaagaagaaagtcttccaGGTTGGTAGAGAAATCTAGACCAGTTTCAACCTCTTCTCCTCAGAATCCAATCCCTATCTCAGACAAGTCCTCACCAGAACATTCACCTTTTCGAGAGCCCTCTCTTTTTCCCCTAAACTCTTTCTATGACACTGAATCCTCACCCTCTGACACATCAGATGAATAGAAGCCCTTTCctttgatgctgacaaaaaaAGGGAGTAGAATAGGTGCaggaattcaaaaaaaaaatgttagggtggaggaaccaagaacctaggaaagaaaagaaagcagaaTCAGGAGCaggaacttagaaaaataggaaaTAGGAAGCAAAAATGTCTAAGGGCAATTTCGaaatacttttttattaactGCTTAttgtgccatggtggcacttaaacactcagttttaattttgttgtttatgtaGTTGtatgtgaaatatgaatgctGATATGACTATGATGCTTAACTGCTACAAACTGAAGTCTGCTGATATTTTGGTGTTTTTACTGTCATGAAAAAAATCTGTTGATGCTATGCTAATATTGATgctgataaatgatttttgttatggCATTGTGGACAACTTCTGGTTGTAAATAGATATCGATGATGTGTATAGTTtatcaattgaaacatgaatgatgTGGACAAAATCTAAAATCAATAAACTGTTGATAGTTGCTGAAACATTGatgaaaatctgtcaacaCTTAAAGTTGAAAGTTTAATAATGATCTGCTAATACTTACTTGCTGCAAATCACTCTACATTGCTGCACATATGTATACTCTAAATGtacaatatcattttctatatgacgAGAATAAAATTGgctgaaataaaataagcaaaatatgcacacactaaaggggagcttatacttagggggagcaatcctcattttctacagaaaactaaaaagaattaaaaagacactatgctgttaatcatggaatgttttgtcatcataaaaaagggggagattgttggctccattagtttttgatgataataaaacattcccatttatgtgtgtctaatacctttacttgagtgtgtaggaaattaatatatgaaattaatttattaattcttCAAGAAGTATTTTTGatagaaaaagagggataaatacaacaagatgtaactgtctaacaaagaggaagcttattggtgaaacaaggaagaatgttggttgatcaaagtttcaaattggagaaatggcatgctgaagagtttgagaaacagaatcaacttagtcgaccaagacaGTCGACTAACTACTCTCTGCTAAGATCCACAAAACAGAaatagaatcaacttagtctaCCAAGtaagtcgactaagagctctctgtctgcaatttgaactagaacactacaagacagattaacggctagaactcatcctcaactatttccaacggtcataaactgtcaaactgccatcagagttgcatctccaagtataaaagggttttCCAACAATAAGAAACGAGtttttgaagccttgaat
This window encodes:
- the LOC108661215 gene encoding uncharacterized protein LOC108661215, producing MDLVKTRDQAIHYGSLVKMGYVLDGERFIKTSKIGPRKEHSLPTQSEGASSRFSNEVIFNLLMRIDGKLTDQGEKLQKVEEKITELENKLKEKESMPSEPVAADNSTTSSTTLAQQGAIGLAKSAEKFAPHVGSSGIHAEGSTYKSASLVLQFEDSHRGDDQPAKTPYLEPQSKNDSEQGT